Proteins co-encoded in one Vidua chalybeata isolate OUT-0048 chromosome 18, bVidCha1 merged haplotype, whole genome shotgun sequence genomic window:
- the TMEM119 gene encoding transmembrane protein 119 has protein sequence MSQETPPAPAGFHLGGGWGLLAFPWPPTPPPHPGHNENKLVPGCDAGGGGEGGGEEGEGGGSIPAGCRKGLEVCGTDPDFPAASRRLRARSPARILGMGSAMGTWLLLLVLLVAAPAQAAAPRHRPVLPDTAGSGDGDEASATLPAQPVTPRISPTVGDAPGTTVTNSSAPGVLDGLVDFFKEYLLLVVVVGSLSFVLLFIICTAVIVRQKHKASAYYPSSFPKKKYVDERDKSGGARAFSEVPEKAPEAGTEEPLDGGRQLQADILAAAQNLKSPHKAPLANGAQGEQNSPQEEEEEEEEEGKKKLGDEQPKPPAQNPGAEEAASAGSEEIPEASQGGAQAPSGM, from the exons ATGAGCCAGgaaacacccccagccccagctggatTTCAtctgggagggggctgggggctgcttgCCTTTCCCTGGCCTCCCACACCCCCTCCCCATCCCGGCCATAATGAGAACAAGCTGGTCCCGGGCTGCGacgcaggaggaggaggagaaggaggaggagaggagggagaaggaggaggctccatcccagcaggcTGCAGAAAGGGGCTCGAGGTGTGTGGGACAGATCCCGACTTCCCGGCTGCCTCCCGCCGGCTGCGGGCGAG GTCTCCTGCACGAATCCTGGGAATGGGCTCAGCCATGGGCACGTGGTTGCTGCtcttggtgctgctggtggcagcccCGGCACAGGCGGCAGcgccccggcaccgcccggTGCTGCCGGACACCGCGGGCAGCGGGGACGGGGACGAGGCGTCAGCCACGCTGCCCGCCCAGCCCGTGACCCCCCGCATCAGCCCCACGGTGGGGGACGCGCCGGGGACCACGGTGACCAACAGCTCGGCGCCGGGCGTGCTGGACGGGCTGGTGGACTTCTTCAAGGAGtacctgctgctggtggtggtggtgggctCGCTGTCCTTCGTCCTCCTCTTCATCATCTGCACCGCTGTCATCGTCCGGCAGAAGCACAAGGCCTCCGCCTACTatccctcctcctttcccaagAAGAAATACGTGGATGAGCGGGACAAGTCGGGGGGAGCGCGGGCGTTCAGCGAGGTGCCCGAGAAAGCCCCCGAGGCCGGCACGGAGGAGCCGCTGGACGGCGGCCGGCAGCTCCAGGCGGAcatcctggctgctgcccagaaCCTCAAATCCCCCCACAAGGCGCCGCTGGCCAACGGGGCCCAGGGCGAGCAGAATTCCcctcaggaggaggaggaggaggaagaagaggaaggaaagaagaagctGGGGGATGAACAACCCAAGCCCCCTGCCCAAAATCCAGGCGCAGAGGAAGCGGCGAGCGCAGGAAGCGAGGAGATCCCTGAGGCATCCCAGGGTGGTGCCCAGGCTCCCTCTGGAATGTGA
- the SELPLG gene encoding P-selectin glycoprotein ligand 1, whose amino-acid sequence MALGWAVLVLLVLSPLQACGAELLEPGVPRGGQWVWGEAKPLPLSRGKRDDSGQEPSASTKISSDKSDVPPPAPGTEASLLRVPTTADPMDDSPEPELLLSSAAPVPSTNASLLPVLAVSTTAEPMDETDSPKPDLLEDSAAPAVPSASTSLLRVSVVPTTADPMDETDPPDPDLLPSSVPPPAPSTKASRALVVPTTADPMDETDSPAPDLLPGSEPGTPSAAQKSITTTPSWLTAPIEEGTVTDGLDSSSSTGPHSTAAPALVLTSTGYKKPKKSEALPASTLPASWDTTPVATAVPWEPSGVISKCLLAILLLGLVAATFLVCTGVLGTLLWRRARMGQRRFSPTEMVCISSLLPDAEAAAGPRPVPARRHKLLLPDGSSEPDGDNLTLSSFLPEHS is encoded by the coding sequence ATGGCGCTGGGCTGGGccgtgctggtgctgctggtgctgagcccCCTGCAGGcatgtggggctgagctgctggagccgGGGGTGCCCCGGGGCGGGCAGTGGGTCTGGGGGGAGGCCaagcccctgcccctctcccgTGGGAAGAGGGATGACAGTGGGCAGGAGCCCAGTGCCTCCACAAAGATCAGCAGTGACAAGAGCGATGTGCCACCACCAGCACCCGGCACCGAGGCCAGCCTGCTCCGGGTGCCAACCACAGCCGATCCCATGGATGATTCCCCcgagcctgagctgctcctgagctctgcagcaccagtgcccagcactaACGCCAGCCTGCTCCCGGTGCTTGCAGTGTCCACCACAGCCGAGCCTATGGATGAGACAGATTCCCCTAAACCCGACTTACTGGAGGACTCTGCGgcaccagcagtgcccagcgCCAGCACCAGCCTGCTCCGGGTGTCCGTAGTGCCCACCACAGCCGATCCCATGGATGAGACAGATCCCCCTGATCCCGACCTGCTCCCGAGCTCTGTCCCAccaccagcacccagcaccaAGGCCAGCCGGGCACTCGTGGTGCCAACCACAGCTGATCCCATGGATGAGACTGATTCCCCCGCTCCCGACCTGCTGCCAGGCTCAGAGCCTGGCACTCCATCAGCAGCCCAAAAGAGCATCACCACCACCCCCAGCTGGCTCACGGCACCCATCGAGGAGGGCACAGTGACTGATGGCCtggacagcagctcctccacGGGGCCACACTCAACAGCCGCCCCAGCCCTTGTCCTCACCAGCACGGGCTACAAGAAACCCAAGAAATCCGAAGCTCTGCCTGCATCGACCCTCCCGGCCTCTTGGGACACGACGCCGGTGGCCACCGCGGTGCCCTGGGAGCCCAGCGGGGTGATAAGCAAGTGCCTGCTGgccatcctgctgctggggctggtggccgCCACCTTCCTGGTGTGCACGGGGGTGCTGGGGACGCTGCTGTGGCGGCGGGCGCGGATGGGGCAGCGCCGGTTCAGCCCCACCGAGATGGTTTGTATCTCCTCGCTGCTGCCCGACGCAGAGGCTGCCGCCGGCCCCCGGCCTGTCCCGGCCCGGAGgcacaagctgctgctgcccgaCGGCAGCTCCGAGCCCGATGGAGACAACCTGACTCTCAGCAGCTTCCTGCCGGAGCACTCCTGA
- the ISCU gene encoding iron-sulfur cluster assembly enzyme ISCU has product MAALRAAGAALLRPRPGPAPAALGYHKKVVDHYENPRNVGSLDSKAKNVGTGLVGAPACGDVMKLQVEVDENGKIVDARFKTFGCGSAIASSSLATEWVKGKTVDEALKIKNTDIAKELCLPPVKLHCSMLAEDAIKAALADYKLKQDPNRESDKKADNA; this is encoded by the exons ATGGCGGCGCTgagggcggcgggggcggcgctgCTGCGTCCCCGGCCTGGGCCGGCCCCGGCCGCGCTGGGCTACCACAAGAAG GTGGTGGATCACTACGAGAACCCGCGCAACGTCGGCTCCCTTGACAGCAAGGCCAAGAACGTGGGCACCGGCCTGGTGGGCGCCCCGGCCTGCGGCGACGTCATGAAGCTACAG GTGGAAGTGGATGAGAACGGCAAGATCGTGGACGCTCGCTTCAAAACCTTCGGCTGCGGCTCGGCCATCGCCTCCAGCTCGCTGGCCACCGAGTGGGTCAAAGGGAAAACG GTTGATGAAGCGCTGAAAATCAAGAACACAGATATTGCCAAGGAACTCTGCCTTCCCCCTGTCAAACTGCACTGCTCCA tgcTGGCTGAAGACGCCATCAAGGCTGCCTTGGCCGATTACAAACTGAAGCAGGATCCAAACAGAGAATCCGACAAAAAAGCCGACAACGCCTGA